CGAGCAGCGAAATGAACTGCCGAACGAGCCCCGTTTTGCGGTCGGCGGAATAACCCGTCCGCGGCGCGGGCAGGCAACGCGCGATCTGGCGCAGGAGAATTTTAAGGTAATCGCGGATCATATCGAGCCGGTATGGCCTGTCCGATTCCCATTCGGCACGGATGAGGTTCAGCAGCTCGAATGTATCTCCGCGCTGCGCATTCTCCACGCGCAGCACGGGTTTACCTGCGGCGCCCAGCAGGCAAAGTTCGTACACGAGGGGGATGTAATGGATGAAATCGTGGGTGAAAGTGAAAGCATGCCCTTTGGCATCGCGGGAAAACACGCCCTGCCCGGAGGCGGCGCTGCGGATGAAGTAAAGGCCCTCGGAAGATGTAGCGCCATTGTCGAGCAGGCAGGCGCCCTGCGTCAGGTGCACCAGCTGGATTTCGTTGGAAGCGCCCCCGGTCCTGGCGGGCAACGCTTGCAGGCGGAACGTCTGCATGTCTTGTATTTGCATGGGATTGGGTTTTGTCCCTATATCAAACCATTGTTGTGCCAGTTGAGTGGAATCAAACGAAAATGAATGCGGTAAAGGGTTTGGGGAGATGGAAGCCGAAGTGGTCCCACCGCGTTTCCCGCGAAATGCCGATGCCCGCCACGAAATATCATGACACGAAAATTCGTGGCGGCCGCCGGAGCAGGACGCACCGGGACAGTTAAACCCGTTGTTTTTTTATATTACGCACCATGAAACGCCTCTTTTTACTGCTCGGCCTTCTCGCCGCACAGCAAGTCAGCGCCCAGCTCGCCGGGCTCCGGTGCGAACATCTCGCCAACCCCATCGGGATCGATGCGGCCCGGCCCCGCTTTACCTGGCGCCTGGAATCAGGGGAGCAATCGTCGTGCAGGGTGACGGTCAGCAAGAACGGATCGGTCGTTTGGACTTCGGGCATGCTGCCTGGCCCCACGGCTTTGGTGCGCTATTCCGGTCCGGCCCTGGCGTCCTTTACGGCGTATGACTGGGAAGTGGAGGTAATCCGTGCGGATCAACCGGCAGACCGCGCGGCCGCGCGTTTTGAAACCGGTATGATGAGCTGGCGCGACTGGAAGGGCGCCTGGATCAGCGACGTGAACGACGTGGATTTGAAGCCCGCCGCCCTCTTCCGCAAGGCATTCCTGTCTTCGGGGAAGATCCGCAGCGCCAGGGCGTACATTGCCGCGGCCGGGTTGTACGAGTTGTATATAAACGGCCAGCGCATCGGCCACCACCGGCTCGATCCCATGTACACCCGCTTCGACCGGCGCAACCTCTACGTAACCTGGGATATCACCCCGCAGTTGCAGTCCGGCGAAAATGTGTTGGGCGTGATGTTGGGGAATGGATGGTACAATCACCAGTCCACCGCTGTGTGGGATTTTCACAAAGCACCCTGGCGTGCGCGTCCCGCTTTCTGCATGGACGTCCGCATCACATACGATGACGGCCGCGTGGAAACGATTACCACGGGTAAAGATTGGAAGACCCACACGGGCCCTGTCATCTTCAATAGCATTTAT
Above is a genomic segment from Chitinophaga pollutisoli containing:
- a CDS encoding helix-turn-helix domain-containing protein — its product is MQIQDMQTFRLQALPARTGGASNEIQLVHLTQGACLLDNGATSSEGLYFIRSAASGQGVFSRDAKGHAFTFTHDFIHYIPLVYELCLLGAAGKPVLRVENAQRGDTFELLNLIRAEWESDRPYRLDMIRDYLKILLRQIARCLPAPRTGYSADRKTGLVRQFISLLDQQFILLKKVTDYAGHLHVTANHLNTTVKELTGVTASEHIRRRILSEARMLATHKENYSMKEIAYHLGFEDKSHFSKYFKNASGKNFTNYKKELSMEA